A genomic region of Papaver somniferum cultivar HN1 chromosome 7, ASM357369v1, whole genome shotgun sequence contains the following coding sequences:
- the LOC113295247 gene encoding uncharacterized protein LOC113295247, whose amino-acid sequence MKRRKFHLASRCPFCKQDEENLEHILWFCNFSEIIWKWLGGIFNFLNPKSLEDILNYAHLKSPVVKKIWRNAAFITMKEIWFLRNKVVYENASADQELVKRRIVKFTHDSDCRMKRTMWNSIYDLEVIKFFNLSCRKVKKFQVKEIFFSLPKENQILFCGDGASKGNPGQAGFGFIWRDWNGEVLVDASGGMDIATNFLAEVMTVLCVCEWAISKGLLNVCFRSDSKATIATFISGNLPWFAITRWNNICAKLQWEFIYSFREINFSADSLA is encoded by the coding sequence ATGAAAAGAAGGAAATTCCATCTAGCATCTAGATGCCCCTTCTGCAAGCAAGATGAAGAGAATTTAGAACACATTCTTTGGTTCTGTAACTTTAGTGAGATTATTTGGAAGTGGCTGGGAGGGATTTTTAACTTTCTCAATCCAAAATCTCTGGAGGATATTCTAAACTATGCACATTTAAAGAGTCCTGTAGTGAAGAAAATTTGGAGAAATGCAGCTTTCATCACAATGAAGGAAATATGGTTCTTAAGAAACAAAGTGGTGTATGAAAATGCTTCAGCAGATCAAGAATTGGTGAAAAGAAGAATAGTGAAATTTACCCATGACAGTGACTGCAGAATGAAGCGAACAATGTGGAACTCTATCTATGACCTGGAAGTTATTAAGTTCTTCAATCTCAGTTGCAGGAAAGTCAAAAAATTTCAGGTTAAAGAAATCTTCTTCTCCCTCCcaaaagagaatcaaatcctaTTTTGCGGTGATGGAGCATCAAAAGGAAATCCTGGTCAAGCTGGTTTTGGATTTATATGGAGAGACTGGAATGGAGAAGTACTAGTAGATGCCTCAGGAGGTATGGACATTGCAACAAATTTTCTTGCAGAAGTAATGACAGTCTTATGTGTATGTGAGTGGGCAATTTCTAAAGGCTTACTTAATGTATGCTTTAGATCAGATTCAAAAGCAACCATTGCAACATTCATATCAggaaatcttccttggtttgctatCACTAGATGGAACAACATATGTGCTAAACTTCAATGGGAGTTCATTTACAGCTTCAGAGAAATCAACTTCTCTGCTGATTCATTAGCATAA